GGACCACGGCATCGATCCCGACAAGTGGAAGGACGGGGCCTGGAAGAACTGGGACAAGGACGACTGGCTCCGCGAGTCCAAGGACTTCGTCAACCCGGTCATCGAGGGCCTCTGGAAGCCCGAGCGGATGAAGAAGGCCAAGGACCCGAACAAGACGATCGCCGCGAAGGACGCCCCGGCCGACCAGGGCGCGACCGACCCCGAGCCGTCGCCGGTCCAGGCCAAGCGCGAGAAGACGCCGTACCACGAGAACGCCGCCCCGGTCGGGAAGATCTTCTTCGACTCCCCCGAGGGCTCGATGGTCTGCTCCGGCACGGTCGTGACGGACCCGCGCAACCCGGGCAAGTCCAACCTCGTGTGGACCGCGGGCCACTGCGTGCACGCCGGTGCCGCCGGTGGCTGGTACCGCAACATCACCTTCGTGCCGGCGTACAACGACCTCGGCAAGTCCGAGGCGGAGCTGAGCAACGCCGCCCCGCAGGAGGTCTCCCCCTACGGCCAGTACTGGGCCGACTGGGTCTCGACCTCCGCCGAGTGGATCGACCAGGGCGCCGCTTCGGGCGGTGCCGGTGCACCGTACGACTACGCCGTCATGCACGTGAAGCCGAAGCAGGGCGCCAA
This Streptomyces sp. NBC_01283 DNA region includes the following protein-coding sequences:
- a CDS encoding serine protease — encoded protein: MRSTRAPFARSRGHRLALAATGLAATLALTATACGPSDDKASDKADSGTAQGADKGSDTSSDTGSDAKLPGDIADKLKDHGIDPDKWKDGAWKNWDKDDWLRESKDFVNPVIEGLWKPERMKKAKDPNKTIAAKDAPADQGATDPEPSPVQAKREKTPYHENAAPVGKIFFDSPEGSMVCSGTVVTDPRNPGKSNLVWTAGHCVHAGAAGGWYRNITFVPAYNDLGKSEAELSNAAPQEVSPYGQYWADWVSTSAEWIDQGAASGGAGAPYDYAVMHVKPKQGAKSLEETVGNALDVDFSTPSAQSVSSMGAWGYPAAPPYDGQIMHKCIDKPGRLSLTSAQPTMYRIGCTMTGGSSGGGWFRMVGDKTRLVSNTSIGPAENTWLAGPQLGKGAEQVYDMMSKKYGSQ